One Nocardiopsis gilva YIM 90087 genomic window, CCGGAGTGGCTGATCGAGATCTCCAGACCGAGCGCCGGCCCGGCGGGGCGCGGCTTGCCGTGCGGATCGGTGCGGGGTTCGCGGCGCAGCTCGCAGTTCCTGCAGTGCAGGGTGAACCGCACGTCCTCCGGCGCGCACCCGGCCCGCTGCGCGCAGACGAGTCGCGCCAAGGCGTGGGCCACGACGAAGCGGTCGCGGTCGGCCGCCAGCCGGAACCGCGCGTGCCGGGCGCGTTCCTGGTCGTCGAGCAGGTCGAGGAGTCCGGCGTGTGCCTGGGCCGGGTCCGCCCACCACACCTCACACGTCAGCTGAGTCACCTCCCCATTCTGTCGGGTCTCCCGTCACGCAACACACGCGGGTGTGCTGTCTGTTCGAACATGGATCGTGCTTGAAACATGGAAAAACAAACACCAACTGTGTTTGAATTACCACCATGGACAGTGCCGACAGAACCGACCTGATCGTCGCCCGCCTACGGGACGCGGGCGAGGTGAGCGTGGTGGAACTCGCCGAGCTCACCGAGCACTCCGAGATGACCATCCGCCGCGACCTCGACCAGCTCGCCGCCCAGGGCGTGCTGCGGCGAGTGCGGGGCGGCGCCGTCAGCCTGGTCCCGCGCGGCCAGGAACCCCCCTACACCCTGCGCGAGCGCCAGGCGGCCGCGGCCAAGAAGCGCATCGCCGCCGCCGTCGGCGAGCTGATCGGCCCCGGCAACGCGGTCGCCATCGACGGCGGCACCACCGCCACCGAGGTCGCCCGTGTCCTGGCCGGACGGCCGATCACCGCCATGCCGCTGGGCCTGCAGGCCGCCCAGGTGCTCAGCGCGAGCCGGGAGACCAAGGTGCTGCTGGCCGGAGGCGAGGTCCGCCCCGATGAACTCAACCTGCACGGCCCACTGACCGAGGCATCCCTGGACGCGGTGCGCTTCGACGTCACCGTGCTGGGCTGCTGCGGCCTCACCGTCACCGACGGGATCACCGCCCACGACCTGGGCGATGTCGCGGTCAAACGCGCCGCCATGCGCTCGGCCCAGCGCACCGTCATGGCGGCCGACTCCACCAAGCTCGGCCAGGTGACCATGGGCCACGTCGGCCCGGTGACCGCCATCGACACCCTGGTCACCGATACCGACGCCCCCGACGACATCGTGGCCGAGATCCGGGCAGCGGGAGTGACGGTCATCCATGCCTAGCACGCCCTCCCCCGACACCACAGGGCCCGACCGATCCTCCCTCACCCTGCGGGGCACGACCGAGCCTCCTCACCGGCCGGGGCGCCCTGACCCGCGGGTGCGCCGCGCCCGCCGTGCCGTGGCGGTCTACTTCTTCGTCGCCGGAGTCATCATCGCGTCGTGGGCGGCCCGCGTCCCCGCGGTCAAGGCGCAGACCGGACTGGACGACGGCCGGCTCAGTGTCGGCCTGCTCGGTCTGGCCATCGGTGCGCTGGCCGCCATGCAGGTCGCCGGTCGCATGACCGACCGCTTCGGCAGCGCGGCCATCGTGCTCCCGGCCGCGGTTGGCGGCGGCCTCGCGCTGGTCGTTCCGGGCTACGCCGACTCGCTCCCGGTCCTCTTTGGTGCGCTGTTCGCAGTGGGCGCCGGGCACGGCATGATCGACGTCCCGATGAATGTGCACGCCGCCCGGGTCGAGCGTCGTTACGGTCGTCCCATCATGGCCTCTTTTCACGCGGCCTTCTCCTTCGGCGGATTCGCCGGAGCCGGTCTCGGCGCTCTGGCGGCCCGGGCGGAGGTCGGGGCCACGGCCCACTTCTGGGCTGTCGCGCTGACCACGGTCGCGCTGTCCGTGGCCGTGCGCCGGGGACTGCTTCCCGGGCGCGACGCCGCCAGCACCACCCCACACGACGCCAGGCCATCGGCGGCGGGCGGCGGGGGGACCGCGGTGCCGGGACCCGACCGACGGGCCCGGCTCGCACCGCGGGTCCTGGTGTTCGGTGTCGTCGCCTTCGGCGCCTTCCTCGCCGAGGGCTCCGCTCTTGACTGGTCCAGCGTGTACCTGCACGACACGCGCGGCGCCTCCCCGGCGGTCGCGGCGGTCGGGTTCGCCGTCTTCTCGGCGACGATGGCCGCCGGGCGGCTGGTCAGCGACCGCCTGAGCGGCAGGTTCGGCCCCGTGGCCGTGGTGCGCGGCGGTGGGATGCTGGCCGCGGCCGGGCTGGGGGTGGCCCTGCTCGTTCCCGTGCCGTGGCTGGCCGTGACCGGATTCGGACTGATGGGAGCGGGGCTGTCGGGCATCGTCCCGCAGGTCTTCACCGCGGCGGCCGCGCTCGACCCGCTGCGCGCCGGGCGCAACCTGGGCATGGTCGCCGCGGCGGGATACGTCGGCCTGCTCAGCGGACCGGTACTGATCGGCGCCATCGCCCACTTTTCCGGTCTCGCCGTCGCACTGGCGGTGCCCGCACTCCTCGCTTTGCTCGTGGCCGCAGTGGCCGGTGCGCTGCGCGGAGGGCGGTGAGGTCCGAACGCCGGATGCGGCCAGGGTGGGGATGTGTAATTCCGATCCGGGCTGGGAATCCGTTTCCCAGACCCTGGCGCACGGTGATGCGCCTCACGTCACCGGGAGTCGGGGCGCCGGTCCGTCCCCCTTAGGAGGCCCCGTGTCCATCATGCTGATGTTCGGAATCGGGTCTCTCGCCATGTTCGCTCTCCTCGTCGGCCTGTTCATGACGGCGCTGTTGGCCGGTTCGGGCGACGTGAGCGATGACGACCAAGCCGATGACGAGGAGATCAACCGGTCGTTCGACGCCCACGGGGTGCACATCGGCTGACGGCGCCGCTGCTGATCCCGCTCTATGATCGAGCCGATGGACCGGCGCGATCAGGGGGGCACACGGATGACCGACGAGACCAAGCCCGCGTTCGCGGCGGAGCGCCGGGAGCGGATCCTGGAGCTGGTGCGCGCCAACGGGACGATGGCCTTGCGTGACATCGCCTCCCAGGTCCGCGCCTCCGAGGTCACCGTGCGCCGCGACATCCGCGTGCTGGAGGCCGAGGGCCTGATCGACCGGCGGCGCGGTGGGGCCGCGCTGCCCGGACGGCTCGGCCACGAGCCGAGCTACACGCAGCGGTCGGGCACGTCCGCCCCGGAGAAGCTCGCCATCGCGTCGGCCGCCGCGCGGCTGGTACAGGACGACGACGCGATCGTGCTCGGCCCTGGGAGCACGACAGAGGCGCTGGCCCGCGAGATCGTCGGGCGGCGGAACCTGACGGTGGTGACCAACTCGCTGCCTGTCGCCGAGGTCCTGGCCGGCGCACCCGGGGTGGAGGTGGTGATGACCGGCGGGAGCCTGCGCGCCAAGACGCTCGCGCTCGTGGGTACCGCCGCCGAGCAGTCGCTGGCCGGGCTGCGGGTGCACCGTGCGTTCGTCTCCGGCAACGGCGTCACCGCCGAGCGGGGGCTGAGCACCCCCAACCCGGCCGTGGGCAGCACCGACCGGGCGCTGGTGGCCTGCGCGGAGGAGGTCATCGTGCTGGCCGACCACACCAAGGTCGGCGCCGACACCATGGTCCAGACGGTGCCGCCGGAGAACATCGCTCACCTCATCACCGACAACCACGCCGACCCCGAAGTCCTGATGACGCTGGAGGACATGGGCACCCTGGTGCACGTCGCGGTGTTGGAGGTCGACCGGGGCGAGTAGCGGCCCCAGGGTTCCGGACGCTCCTGCGGGGCCGACGGATCCCGGCCCCGGAGACCGAGGCGCTCGCCGGGCATGATCCCAGGTCGCTGGCGGCCCGGGGCCGAAAGGCCGATACTGGACAGTGAGGGTGGGCACGGGCAGCGCCGCGGCCGCATGAGGGCGTACGCTACCGGCTACCCGCGTGTGGGCTGCTCCCCGCGCCGGCCTGTCCGATCGTCATCCCCTGGAGCACGCTGTATGCCGATTCCCGTGACACTCCCCGAGCCGTGGTCACAGGCGCGGGTGACGGTTGTCGTCCCGACCTACAACGAGGCCGACAACCTCCCCGTCCTGGTCGAGCGGGTCTTCGCGCTCGACCTGCCGGAGCTGCGGCTGGTGATCGTGGACGACAACTCCCCCGACGGCACCGGGGAGATCGCCGACAAGCTGGCCGCCGACCACGGGCAGCTGAGCGGGGGCGCGCCGCGCATCTCGGTCGTGCACCGCACCGCCAAGGACGGCCTCGGGCGCGCGTACGTCGCCGGGATGACCAGGGCGCTGGAGGACGGCGCCGACTTCGTCGCCCAGATGGACGCCGATCTGAGCCATCCGCCGGGCTACCTCCCGCAGCTGCTGGGCACCCTGCTGTCCACCGGTGCCGGGGTGGTGATCGGCAGCCGCTATGTTCCCGGCGGGAGTCTCTCCGAGCACTGGGACCTGCGCCGCCGCCTGCTCAGCGGGTGGGCCAACGCCTACGTCAAGACGATCCTGGCGATGCCCATCCGCGACGTCACGGCCGGGTTCAAGCTCTGGCGCCGCGAGGCGTTGGAGGCGCTGGACCTGCCGAGCATCCACAGCAGCGGCTACAGCTTCCAGGTGGAGATGCACTTCCGCGCCTACCGGCGCGGGCAGAAGATGGTGGAGATCCCGATCCACTTCGAGGACCGGCAGGAGGGGTCCAGCAAGATGGACTTGGCCGTCCAGGTCGAGTCCGCGCTGCGCCCCTTCCGGCTGCGCAGGTACGAGCGCGACGCCCGAGGGAAGTAGCGGCTCGCACGATCCCGGTGCGTGTCGGTCGATCGCAGCTCGGGCTGTGCAGGGCGATCCGGGCCCCGGTGCGTGTCCGTCCGCCGGTCATGTCACCGGGAGGTGTCAGACTCAGCCTCAGTCGTTGAGTCCACACCCACTCCCGCAGGACGCCACCCATGATCAAGATCAATTTGACCGGCATCTATGTCACCGACCAAGACAGGGCGCTGGACTTCTACACCAACGTGCTGCGCTTCAGGAAGAAGTTCGACGTCCCCTACGGCGATGCCCGGTGGCTGACCGTCGTCTCGCCTGCCGAGCCCGATGGTGTGCAACTGGTCCTGGAGCCCGGGGGCAGCAAGATCGCCCGGGAGTACCAGCACGCGATGCTGGACGCCGGGATCCCCGTGCAGTCGTTCGCCACGGACGACCTGCACGCCGAGTACGAGCGCATGCGCGACCTGGGCGTGCAGTTCATCATGGAGCCGACCAGGGAGGGTCCGGTGACCTACACCGTGTTCGACGACACCTGCGGCAACCTCATCGCCCTCCACCAGGAGGACTGACCCCGCCCGTGCGCTACCCGCCGTCCCTCGCCGAGCCCCGCACACGGGCGCGGCGCCCCCGCAAGACCGTGTCCGTGATCAGGTCAGCGAGACGTTCCGCCTGATCGCGAATGTGCGGCAGGGAATCGGCCCGGTCTCCTCGCCGGGCCGGGCCGAGCACGAACATGCACCGGGACGGGCCGCCCGAGGCGGTGATCAGGGCGCCGCGCGGGCAGCTGACCAGTCCCGGCTCGGTCGACGGCGCGGGCACGCCGCTGATCGGCGGCGGTGCGTCGACCCGCGGGTCACCGGTGGCCACCACGGCGGCGGCCACGCGCAGCCGCTCTCGGTCGGCGGACCCCGGATCGGCTCCGGCGGGCGGCCGCCGACTACCGACGAGGTGCAGCACCGCCCCCTCCGGCTCGGCCTCGACTGTCGCGACCCGGGCCGTGCGCTGGTGGACCGCGGCGTGCGGCCAAGCCCAGTCGGCGGTCCGCGCGAGGGTCGCGGCAAGGTAGTCGCCGTAGACCCGGCAGGGCAGGTGGGTGTCGGGGCCACATCGCACCCCGGTTTCTCGGGCCCATTCCAGCAGGTGGGCCGGGCGGTCGGGGAAGGCGGACAGGGCGCGGACCGGTGCGTCGAGCCGCCGGCCGTCGACCGCCGAGCAGGAGGCCCCGCGCGCGTGGCGGCCGTGTTCGTCTAGGAGCACGACCTCGTAGCCCAGGCGCAGCCACGTGGTGGCGCGCAGCAGCGCGATCACCGCCAGAGCGGCGCTGGGTCCCCCGCCCGCGAAGGCGATGACCGGGTCGGCGGCAACAGTGCGGTGTCCCACTCCCATACGTTGAGGGTGCCATCCTCCCGTTCCGGATAGGGCCGCCCCCTTCCCTCAGCGAGGTTTCACGGGTAAACGACGACTCCCTGGGCGTCGGTGATCAGCCGCGCCCCTGTGACCTCCCGCCCGCGGTCGACCCCGGGCAGCGGCTCATCGGCGGCCCGGACACGTCGCAGAAGCTGCGTTCGAGTGCCGGAGCCGACGGCTCACGGAGCAGCACGAGGGCGAGCAGCGCCCCGAGCGCACTCAGCGCGGCCAGGATCAGCATCGCCGGGCCGAACCCGGACGCGATGCCGCCCGCGCCGGTGACTCCGGCCAGCACGGGGACGGCCGCGACACCCATCAGCTGGGCGCCGCGCGCCAGCGTGTTGTTGACGCCCGACGCCACCCCGGCATGTCGTTCGGGGGCCGCGGCCAGCACCGTCGCCGTCAGCGGCGCCACCGCCGTGGACAGCCCCAGCCCGATCAGCAGCACCCCAGGCAGCACGCCCGTGGCATAGTCGGCCAGCGACGCCGCGCTTTCAGGCTCCGGTTCGCCCAGCCGTGCCAGCAGGAGCATCCCGGCGGCCACCAACAGCGGGCCGACGGTCAGCTGCGGGCGCGGCCCGATGCGCTCGGCCAGTTTCCCGGAGCGGCCGGAGAGCAGGAGCATCAGCACAGTGATCGGCAGCGCCGAGGCGCCCGCCGCGACCGCCGAGTATCCGCGCACCTCCTGCAGGTAGATGACCAGGAGGAACAACAACGGCCCCAGCGCGCCGTAGACCACCACCGTCACCGCGTTGGTCACGCTGAACCGTACTGAGGAGAAGATGTCCAGCGGCAGCATCGGATGGGCACCGCGCAGCTCGGCCACGAGGAAGGCCGCCAGTGCCGCGACACCGACCAGGGCGCTGGCCGCGACCGCCGCCACCGGCGCCCGCGCCGCCCCCGATTCGATCAGCGCGTAGGTGATCCCGGCCAAGCCCACCACGCCCAGCACCGCGCCGGGAAAGTCCAGCCGGTCCGACGCCGCTTCATCGCGCGACTCGGGCAGAAAGCGCCAGGCGATCAGCAGCACCACCACGGCCAGCGGCAGGTTGATCAGGAAGATCAGCCGCCACGAGCCGGTGTCCACCAGCCAGCCGCCGACGAACGGTCCGGCCGCCGCGGCCACACCGGTCAGCCCCGACCACGCGCCGATCGCCCGCGCCCGGTCCTCGCGGCGGAACCCCGCCTGGATGATGGCGAGGCTGCCGGGCGTCAGCATGGCGCCGCCCACCCCCTGCAGCACGCGCCCCGCGATCAGCCAGGACAGGTCGGGTGCGACCGTGCACAGCGCGGAGGCCACGGCGAACCAGGCCACACCGAGGGAGAACAGCCGGACCCGGCCGAACCGGTCGCTCAGCGACCCGCTGAGCAGGATCAGCGCCGAGAGCGTGATCATGTAGCCGTTGGCGATCCACTGCAGGCCCGACACGCCCGTGTCCAGGTCGGCGCCGATGTCCGGGAGCGCGACGTTGACGACCGTGGAGTCGAGGAACGCCATCCCCGAGCCCAGGACGGTCGCGGCCAGGATCCACCGTCCCGCCGGTGTGCCCCAGGCGACCTCCCCGGCGGCGACCCGACCTGGCCCCACTCCGCCCATGCGGCTCACCCCCGCCGGAAACACTACGGCGCGGACGGCCCCCGAGGTAGGGAACCGTCCGCGCCTCCGGTGTGTCGCGTGGGCCGCCCGGTGAAACGGCCCCGCGTCACCGGTCGGGGCTACTCGCTGGCGAGCGCCCCGGTGATCGACGTCTGCGCGGCCTTGCGGCCCGGCAGCACCGAGGCGAGCAGCCCGGCGACCACCGCGACAGCGATGAACACCGCGATCTGCCCGGCGGGAAGGGCGAAGAGCATCCCCCGCATGGCGGACGCGCCCGCGGCCCAGCCGAAGAGCACACCGAGCCCGATGCCCACACCCGCGCCGATCAGGCAGAGCAGGACCGCCTCCAGGCTGAGCATCCTGCGCAGCTGTCCCCGGGACAGCCCCAGCGCCCGCAGCAGCGCCGACTCGCGGGTGCGCTCCAGCACCGACAGCGCCATGGTGTTGGCGATGCCGAACACCGCGATCAGGATCGCGAGGCCGAGCATGGCCGCGATGGCGAGGAACGCCATGTCGAGCATGTCGTCGAACTGCTTCTTCATCTGGGACAGCGACGTGACCTGAAGCGTCGGGTCGTCATCAACCACGGAGTAGACCGCGTCGCGCACCTCGTCCGCTTCGGCGCCGTCGACGCCCTTCACCGAGACCTGCCGGTAGTCCGTGATCCCGGGGAAGTCCGCGGCGAAGTCCTTCCCGTCGAGGATCACGCCCCACATCTGGGCCGAATCCTCGGTGACCGCGACGATCTCGAAGGAGCGCTCGCCCTTCTCGGTCTCCAGCGTGTAGGTGTCGCCCACGCCGAGGCCGCCGGACACCATGTCCGCCGACAGCGCGGCCTTGCCGGGCCCCAGGTCGGCCAGGTCTCCGGACTTCACGTCGGCGGTGACGTCGCTGCCGACCTTGCCACCGAAGTAGGCGGCGACCCGGGTGGACTCGCCCCCGTTCTCCTGGAACGTGGAGCGCTCGGCGATGACCGACTCGATCTTCGAGGACTCCTCCAGGCGATCGGCGACGGAGTCCGGAACGCCCTTGCCCTCCTCCGCGTCCATGCTGAGCTGCCGGGAGATCTGGTAGTCCACCGGGAACTGCTTCTCCATCATCTCGGTCATCGTCTTGGAGACCGACGCGCTGACGACGGAGTAGCCGGTGATGAGCGTCGCTCCGACAGTGAGCGCGATCATGGCGGTGGAGGCGCGCTTGGGGCTGCGCCGGGCGTTGTCGGCGGCCAGCATGCTGGGCACCCCGACCTTGCGCATCGGGATCCCCACGACGCTCACGATGGCGCGGACCAGCAGCGGGCCGATGATCACGACGCCGATGAAGGCGAGGATCCCCGCCACCGCGGTCAGGACCAGGCCGGTCTGGCCCTGGGCACCGCGCAGCGCCATGGTGACCAGTCCGGCGGAGGCCAGGAAGAACACCGCGGCACCGGCGATGCGCTTCCACCCGACGCCCTTGTCCAGGCCGTGCGCCACCGCGCTGGTGCGCAGGGCCGCCAGCGGCGGGACGCGGGTGGCGCGCAGCGCGGGCACCAGCGCCGCGAACAGTGTCATCAGAGTCCCGACGAGCATGCCGACGATCACCGCGGTCGGGCTGACCACGAGCGACGCCGAAGCGCCCTCGACGCCGAGGGCCTGGCCGCCCAGCAGGTAGGCGCCGTATCCCGCGCCAATACCGGCGCCCACCCCCAGGGCGGAGGCCACCAGGCCGACGATCAGCGCTTCGGTCAGCACGCTGCGGAACACCTGCCCGCGCTGGGCGCCGACGCAGCGCAGCAGGGCCATTTCACGCTGGCGCTGGGCGATGAGGATGGCGAAGGTGTTGTAGATGACGATCCCGGCCACGAACACCGAGATCAGCGCGAAGAGCATAAGGGCGGTCGCCATGACGTCGGCCTGGGCACCGGCACTCTCGGCCAGCTCCTCGCCCTTCTTCTGCCCGGTCATGACCTCGGAGTCGCTGCCCGCGACCTTCTCGACGGCGGAGGCGACGGCGGTGTCCGCGGTGCCTTCGGCGCCGACGACGTCGATCTCGGTGAAGTCCGAGACACCGGTCATCTCCGCCGCGGTCGTCGGCACGAACGCGACGACGCCCATGAAGGCCAGCTCCTGGTCGATCCCGAAGTCGATCAGGCCGGTCACGGTGAAGGT contains:
- a CDS encoding DeoR/GlpR family DNA-binding transcription regulator → MDSADRTDLIVARLRDAGEVSVVELAELTEHSEMTIRRDLDQLAAQGVLRRVRGGAVSLVPRGQEPPYTLRERQAAAAKKRIAAAVGELIGPGNAVAIDGGTTATEVARVLAGRPITAMPLGLQAAQVLSASRETKVLLAGGEVRPDELNLHGPLTEASLDAVRFDVTVLGCCGLTVTDGITAHDLGDVAVKRAAMRSAQRTVMAADSTKLGQVTMGHVGPVTAIDTLVTDTDAPDDIVAEIRAAGVTVIHA
- a CDS encoding MFS transporter, which codes for MPSTPSPDTTGPDRSSLTLRGTTEPPHRPGRPDPRVRRARRAVAVYFFVAGVIIASWAARVPAVKAQTGLDDGRLSVGLLGLAIGALAAMQVAGRMTDRFGSAAIVLPAAVGGGLALVVPGYADSLPVLFGALFAVGAGHGMIDVPMNVHAARVERRYGRPIMASFHAAFSFGGFAGAGLGALAARAEVGATAHFWAVALTTVALSVAVRRGLLPGRDAASTTPHDARPSAAGGGGTAVPGPDRRARLAPRVLVFGVVAFGAFLAEGSALDWSSVYLHDTRGASPAVAAVGFAVFSATMAAGRLVSDRLSGRFGPVAVVRGGGMLAAAGLGVALLVPVPWLAVTGFGLMGAGLSGIVPQVFTAAAALDPLRAGRNLGMVAAAGYVGLLSGPVLIGAIAHFSGLAVALAVPALLALLVAAVAGALRGGR
- a CDS encoding DeoR/GlpR family DNA-binding transcription regulator, which produces MTDETKPAFAAERRERILELVRANGTMALRDIASQVRASEVTVRRDIRVLEAEGLIDRRRGGAALPGRLGHEPSYTQRSGTSAPEKLAIASAAARLVQDDDAIVLGPGSTTEALAREIVGRRNLTVVTNSLPVAEVLAGAPGVEVVMTGGSLRAKTLALVGTAAEQSLAGLRVHRAFVSGNGVTAERGLSTPNPAVGSTDRALVACAEEVIVLADHTKVGADTMVQTVPPENIAHLITDNHADPEVLMTLEDMGTLVHVAVLEVDRGE
- a CDS encoding polyprenol monophosphomannose synthase, whose protein sequence is MPIPVTLPEPWSQARVTVVVPTYNEADNLPVLVERVFALDLPELRLVIVDDNSPDGTGEIADKLAADHGQLSGGAPRISVVHRTAKDGLGRAYVAGMTRALEDGADFVAQMDADLSHPPGYLPQLLGTLLSTGAGVVIGSRYVPGGSLSEHWDLRRRLLSGWANAYVKTILAMPIRDVTAGFKLWRREALEALDLPSIHSSGYSFQVEMHFRAYRRGQKMVEIPIHFEDRQEGSSKMDLAVQVESALRPFRLRRYERDARGK
- a CDS encoding VOC family protein — translated: MIKINLTGIYVTDQDRALDFYTNVLRFRKKFDVPYGDARWLTVVSPAEPDGVQLVLEPGGSKIAREYQHAMLDAGIPVQSFATDDLHAEYERMRDLGVQFIMEPTREGPVTYTVFDDTCGNLIALHQED
- a CDS encoding FAD/NAD(P)-binding protein, producing the protein MGVGHRTVAADPVIAFAGGGPSAALAVIALLRATTWLRLGYEVVLLDEHGRHARGASCSAVDGRRLDAPVRALSAFPDRPAHLLEWARETGVRCGPDTHLPCRVYGDYLAATLARTADWAWPHAAVHQRTARVATVEAEPEGAVLHLVGSRRPPAGADPGSADRERLRVAAAVVATGDPRVDAPPPISGVPAPSTEPGLVSCPRGALITASGGPSRCMFVLGPARRGDRADSLPHIRDQAERLADLITDTVLRGRRARVRGSARDGG
- a CDS encoding MFS transporter; the encoded protein is MGGVGPGRVAAGEVAWGTPAGRWILAATVLGSGMAFLDSTVVNVALPDIGADLDTGVSGLQWIANGYMITLSALILLSGSLSDRFGRVRLFSLGVAWFAVASALCTVAPDLSWLIAGRVLQGVGGAMLTPGSLAIIQAGFRREDRARAIGAWSGLTGVAAAAGPFVGGWLVDTGSWRLIFLINLPLAVVVLLIAWRFLPESRDEAASDRLDFPGAVLGVVGLAGITYALIESGAARAPVAAVAASALVGVAALAAFLVAELRGAHPMLPLDIFSSVRFSVTNAVTVVVYGALGPLLFLLVIYLQEVRGYSAVAAGASALPITVLMLLLSGRSGKLAERIGPRPQLTVGPLLVAAGMLLLARLGEPEPESAASLADYATGVLPGVLLIGLGLSTAVAPLTATVLAAAPERHAGVASGVNNTLARGAQLMGVAAVPVLAGVTGAGGIASGFGPAMLILAALSALGALLALVLLREPSAPALERSFCDVSGPPMSRCPGSTAGGRSQGRG
- a CDS encoding ABC transporter permease — translated: MLRTTLAGLRLHKARLITTALAIILGVMFVSGTLVFTGTLKEGFSTQVMGSADKFSAIVEPEDTGAAPDSDPKLLPSSTLDDIRDLPEVAKADGIIKADAPLLDKDGRAVGSFPTLGMSVSDATRYSATEGRLPKAADEVALATNTASETGYEVGDKVTVLDPDGKKHTFTVTGLIDFGIDQELAFMGVVAFVPTTAAEMTGVSDFTEIDVVGAEGTADTAVASAVEKVAGSDSEVMTGQKKGEELAESAGAQADVMATALMLFALISVFVAGIVIYNTFAILIAQRQREMALLRCVGAQRGQVFRSVLTEALIVGLVASALGVGAGIGAGYGAYLLGGQALGVEGASASLVVSPTAVIVGMLVGTLMTLFAALVPALRATRVPPLAALRTSAVAHGLDKGVGWKRIAGAAVFFLASAGLVTMALRGAQGQTGLVLTAVAGILAFIGVVIIGPLLVRAIVSVVGIPMRKVGVPSMLAADNARRSPKRASTAMIALTVGATLITGYSVVSASVSKTMTEMMEKQFPVDYQISRQLSMDAEEGKGVPDSVADRLEESSKIESVIAERSTFQENGGESTRVAAYFGGKVGSDVTADVKSGDLADLGPGKAALSADMVSGGLGVGDTYTLETEKGERSFEIVAVTEDSAQMWGVILDGKDFAADFPGITDYRQVSVKGVDGAEADEVRDAVYSVVDDDPTLQVTSLSQMKKQFDDMLDMAFLAIAAMLGLAILIAVFGIANTMALSVLERTRESALLRALGLSRGQLRRMLSLEAVLLCLIGAGVGIGLGVLFGWAAGASAMRGMLFALPAGQIAVFIAVAVVAGLLASVLPGRKAAQTSITGALASE